The Pantoea phytobeneficialis genome has a segment encoding these proteins:
- the pmrB gene encoding two-component system sensor histidine kinase PmrB: MNSMRQRLLIMLALILLTCQIMSAVWLWHESREQIGFLVSETLSAKARNEHVENEIREAIASLLLPSLVMVCLTLLFSFWAINWIIRPLKSLQNSLAHRSADNLSPLPIYSEMEEIVAVTTSINQLLSRLDHTIQQERLFTADAAHELRTPLAGLRLHLELLQQQNVPQSEMLVARIDQLMHTVEQLLMLSRAGQALASGHYQQLHWQQDIMQPLQPEMAELYQQRQQQLHWPQGADVAQQGEAVLLRLMLRNLLENASRYSPEGSEVKVVLRQEQQQVIVEVWDQGPGIEASAAEELTKAFRRRDQRYGGSGLGLNIVLRIVQMHRGRLELLNRKDGSGLIARCHLPQLLN; this comes from the coding sequence ATGAACAGCATGCGTCAGCGGTTACTGATTATGCTGGCGCTGATTCTGCTCACCTGCCAGATCATGAGCGCCGTGTGGCTATGGCACGAAAGCCGGGAGCAGATTGGCTTTCTGGTGAGTGAAACCCTCTCCGCCAAAGCGCGCAATGAACACGTTGAAAATGAAATCCGTGAAGCGATAGCCTCGTTACTGCTGCCTTCGCTGGTGATGGTGTGCCTGACGCTGCTGTTCTCCTTCTGGGCAATCAACTGGATTATCCGCCCACTGAAGTCACTGCAAAACAGCCTGGCACATCGCTCTGCCGATAACCTGTCCCCCTTGCCGATCTACTCTGAGATGGAAGAGATCGTGGCAGTGACCACCTCCATTAATCAGCTGTTGTCACGCCTTGACCATACCATTCAGCAGGAGCGCTTATTCACCGCCGATGCCGCCCACGAGTTGCGTACACCGTTAGCGGGGTTACGTCTGCATCTGGAATTACTGCAACAACAGAATGTACCGCAGAGCGAAATGTTGGTGGCGCGTATTGACCAGCTGATGCACACCGTCGAACAGTTGTTGATGCTGTCACGCGCCGGTCAGGCATTGGCCAGTGGTCATTATCAACAGCTGCACTGGCAGCAAGACATCATGCAACCGCTCCAGCCCGAGATGGCCGAACTTTATCAGCAACGCCAGCAGCAGCTGCACTGGCCGCAGGGTGCCGACGTAGCGCAGCAGGGCGAAGCGGTATTGCTGCGCCTGATGCTGCGCAATCTGCTGGAAAACGCCTCGCGCTACAGCCCGGAAGGGAGTGAAGTGAAGGTGGTGTTACGTCAGGAACAACAACAAGTGATTGTTGAAGTCTGGGATCAAGGGCCAGGCATCGAAGCCAGCGCGGCAGAGGAGTTAACCAAAGCCTTTCGGCGGCGCGATCAACGTTATGGCGGCAGTGGGCTGGGCTTGAATATCGTGCTGCGCATCGTGCAGATGCATCGTGGTCGTCTGGAGTTACTGAACCGTAAAGATGGCAGCGGACTGATTGCCCGCTGCCATTTGCCTCAGTTGCTGAATTAG
- the pmrA gene encoding two-component system response regulator PmrA produces MKLLIVEDDALLQSGLAQALSAQGYAVDCAANAAESNALLRSGQYSLIVLDLGLPDRDGATLLRQWRRDGINVPVLILTARDALEDRVDGLDAGADDYLVKPFALVELQARARALIRRYQGHSDNLLQQGDLTLNLSSQQVLLENLPLEITPKEFALLTRLLMRVGQNVHRETLQQDLYSWNDDPGSNTLEVHIHNLRRKLGKDRIKTVRGVGYRLEVRE; encoded by the coding sequence ATGAAACTGTTAATCGTTGAGGATGATGCGCTGCTGCAATCGGGCCTGGCCCAGGCATTGAGCGCTCAGGGTTACGCCGTGGACTGTGCCGCCAACGCCGCAGAGAGCAATGCCTTGCTGCGCAGCGGCCAGTACAGCCTGATCGTGTTGGATCTCGGTCTGCCGGATCGTGACGGCGCAACCTTGTTGCGCCAGTGGCGACGTGACGGCATCAACGTGCCGGTATTGATTCTCACCGCTCGCGATGCGCTGGAAGATCGCGTAGACGGGCTGGATGCCGGTGCCGATGACTATCTGGTAAAACCTTTTGCGCTGGTCGAGTTACAGGCCCGGGCACGCGCATTGATTCGGCGCTATCAGGGGCACAGCGACAACCTGCTTCAGCAGGGCGATTTGACCCTCAACCTCAGTTCTCAACAGGTGTTGCTGGAAAACCTGCCGCTGGAGATCACCCCCAAAGAGTTCGCGCTGCTGACGCGCCTGCTGATGCGGGTCGGGCAGAACGTGCACCGTGAAACCTTGCAGCAGGATCTCTACAGCTGGAATGATGATCCCGGCTCCAACACCCTGGAAGTCCATATCCATAATCTGCGCCGCAAACTCGGCAAAGACCGCATCAAAACCGTCCGTGGTGTGGGTTACCGGCTGGAAGTGCGCGAATGA
- the dacB gene encoding serine-type D-Ala-D-Ala carboxypeptidase yields MRFSRLVTGLTCAFMLQAQAAPVEEYMQYLPDGANLALMVQKVGASTPIIDFHGKQMALPASTMKVVTALAALLELGPDFRFQTTLETKGAVSDGTLNGDLVARFAGDPTLSRQDLRNMVAALKKQGITHIKGNLVIDTSVFASHDMAPGWPWNDLTQCFSAPPGAAIVDKNCFSVSLYSANTPGENAFVRIASYYPAHMFSQVRTLGRNSGEGQYCELDVVPGELNRYTLTGCMRQRAEPLPLAFAVQDGAAWAGEILRDELRAADIDYSGHLVRQTQVTSPGTVLASTQSAPLHNLLHTMLKKSDNMIADTVFRTIGHHYFNVPGTFRAGSDAVRRILREKAGIDLGNSIQVDGSGLSRHDLIAPDTMMQVLQYIAKNDSTLNYISMLPLAGYDGTLQYRGGLHEAGVDGKVSAKTGSLQGVYNLAGFITTASGARVAFVQYLSGYAVPPEDQKTRRIPLVRFESRLYKDIYQNN; encoded by the coding sequence ATGCGATTTTCACGACTTGTTACCGGACTAACCTGTGCGTTTATGCTGCAGGCACAAGCAGCCCCCGTTGAAGAATACATGCAGTATTTGCCAGACGGCGCAAACCTGGCGCTGATGGTACAAAAAGTGGGCGCATCAACCCCGATAATCGACTTTCATGGCAAACAGATGGCGCTGCCCGCCAGTACCATGAAAGTGGTCACCGCGCTGGCGGCGTTGCTGGAGCTCGGACCCGACTTCCGTTTTCAGACCACGCTGGAAACCAAAGGCGCCGTTAGCGATGGTACGTTGAATGGCGATTTGGTGGCGCGCTTTGCCGGTGATCCGACGCTCAGCCGTCAGGATCTGCGCAACATGGTTGCCGCACTGAAAAAGCAGGGTATCACCCATATTAAAGGCAACCTGGTGATCGATACCTCGGTCTTCGCCAGCCATGATATGGCACCGGGTTGGCCGTGGAACGACCTGACCCAATGCTTCAGCGCCCCGCCGGGCGCGGCTATTGTTGATAAGAACTGTTTCTCCGTTTCGCTCTACAGCGCCAACACGCCGGGCGAAAATGCCTTTGTGCGCATCGCCTCTTATTATCCGGCTCACATGTTCAGCCAGGTACGCACCCTGGGCCGCAACAGCGGTGAAGGACAATATTGTGAGCTGGATGTGGTGCCAGGTGAACTGAATCGTTACACCCTGACCGGCTGCATGCGTCAACGTGCCGAACCGCTCCCGCTGGCGTTTGCCGTTCAGGATGGTGCCGCCTGGGCCGGAGAGATTCTGCGCGATGAACTGCGCGCCGCAGACATTGATTACAGCGGTCATCTGGTACGCCAGACGCAGGTTACATCGCCGGGCACGGTGCTGGCCTCAACACAATCTGCGCCGCTGCATAATCTGCTGCACACCATGCTGAAGAAATCGGACAACATGATCGCCGACACCGTATTCCGTACCATCGGCCATCATTACTTTAACGTGCCTGGCACCTTCCGCGCCGGTTCTGACGCGGTGCGGCGTATCCTGCGCGAAAAAGCCGGTATTGATCTCGGTAACAGCATTCAGGTAGACGGTTCCGGCCTGTCACGCCATGATTTGATCGCACCGGATACCATGATGCAGGTGCTGCAATACATTGCCAAAAATGATTCGACGCTGAATTATATCTCGATGTTACCGCTTGCGGGTTATGACGGCACGCTACAATATCGTGGTGGTCTGCATGAAGCGGGTGTCGATGGCAAAGTCTCGGCCAAAACCGGTTCACTTCAGGGTGTCTATAATCTGGCTGGATTTATCACCACAGCCAGCGGCGCGCGTGTCGCCTTTGTGCAATACCTTTCAGGTTATGCTGTGCCACCGGAAGATCAGAAGACGCGACGTATCCCACTGGTACGTTTTGAGAGCCGCCTCTACAAGGATATTTACCAGAACAACTGA
- the greA gene encoding transcription elongation factor GreA, which translates to MNQIPMTLKGAEKLREELNELKTVKRPRIIASIAEAREHGDLKENAEYHAAREEQGFCEGRIQEIEAKLSNAQVIDVTQMPKTGRVIFGATVQVLNLDTDEESTYRIVGDDEADFKQNLISVNSPMARGLVGKEADDVAIIKTPGGDVEYEILKVEYL; encoded by the coding sequence ATGAATCAGATTCCGATGACGTTGAAAGGCGCTGAGAAGCTGCGCGAAGAGCTGAACGAACTGAAAACCGTTAAGCGCCCGCGCATCATCGCCTCAATTGCCGAAGCCCGTGAGCACGGCGATTTGAAAGAGAATGCCGAATATCATGCCGCCCGCGAAGAACAGGGTTTCTGCGAGGGTCGTATTCAGGAGATCGAAGCTAAGCTCTCCAATGCGCAAGTGATTGATGTGACTCAGATGCCGAAAACCGGCCGCGTCATTTTTGGTGCGACCGTGCAGGTGCTGAACCTTGATACCGACGAAGAATCCACCTACCGCATCGTGGGGGATGATGAAGCCGATTTTAAACAAAATCTGATTTCGGTGAACTCGCCAATGGCGCGTGGTCTGGTCGGAAAAGAGGCGGATGACGTCGCCATCATCAAAACCCCGGGTGGCGATGTGGAATATGAGATCCTGAAGGTGGAATACCTTTAA
- the yhbY gene encoding ribosome assembly RNA-binding protein YhbY — protein sequence MNLSTKQKQHLKGLAHPLKPVVMLGGNGLTEGVLAEIEQALEHHELIKVKIASEDRETKLLIVDAIIRETKACNVQVIGKTLVLYRPAKESKISLPRS from the coding sequence ATGAATCTGAGTACCAAACAAAAACAGCACCTGAAAGGTCTTGCCCATCCATTGAAACCCGTTGTTATGCTGGGCGGAAATGGCCTGACTGAAGGCGTGCTCGCCGAGATCGAACAGGCGCTGGAACATCACGAATTAATCAAGGTAAAAATTGCCTCGGAAGATCGTGAAACCAAACTGTTGATCGTTGACGCAATCATTCGCGAAACGAAAGCTTGCAACGTACAGGTCATCGGCAAAACGCTGGTGCTGTATCGCCCTGCAAAAGAGAGCAAAATTTCTCTGCCTCGCTCATAA
- the rlmE gene encoding 23S rRNA (uridine(2552)-2'-O)-methyltransferase RlmE, whose amino-acid sequence MTGKKRSASSSRWLQEHFSDKYVQQAQKKGLRSRAWFKLEEIQQGDKLFKPGMTVVDLGAAPGGWSQYVVQLIGSSGRIIACDLLPMDPIVGVDFLQGDFRDEAVLKTLLERVGDEKVQVVMSDMAPNMSGTPAVDIPRSMYLVELALEMCRDILAPGGSFVVKVFQGDGFDEYLREIRSLFTKVKIRKPDASRSRSREVYIVATGRKL is encoded by the coding sequence ATGACGGGTAAAAAGCGTTCGGCCAGTTCCAGTCGCTGGCTTCAGGAACACTTTAGCGATAAATATGTGCAACAGGCACAGAAAAAAGGGTTGCGTTCGCGCGCCTGGTTTAAACTTGAGGAAATACAGCAGGGTGACAAGCTTTTCAAACCCGGTATGACAGTGGTAGATCTGGGAGCTGCACCCGGTGGCTGGTCGCAATATGTGGTACAACTGATTGGCTCTTCTGGCCGTATTATTGCGTGTGACCTGCTGCCCATGGACCCGATTGTTGGGGTCGATTTTCTGCAAGGCGATTTTCGTGACGAAGCCGTGCTGAAGACGCTTCTGGAACGTGTTGGTGACGAAAAAGTGCAGGTTGTCATGTCGGACATGGCTCCGAACATGAGTGGTACACCGGCGGTTGATATTCCACGTTCCATGTATTTGGTAGAGTTAGCGTTGGAAATGTGTCGGGATATCCTGGCACCAGGCGGCAGTTTTGTAGTGAAAGTGTTTCAGGGAGATGGCTTCGATGAATACCTGCGGGAAATTCGCTCCCTGTTTACGAAAGTGAAAATTCGTAAGCCGGATGCTTCGCGTTCACGTTCGCGCGAAGTGTACATTGTGGCGACAGGGCGCAAACTATAA
- the ftsH gene encoding ATP-dependent zinc metalloprotease FtsH — protein sequence MAKNLILWLVIAVVLMSVFQSFGPSESNGRRVDYSTFLSEVNQDQVREARINGREINVTKKDSNKYTTYIPVNDPKLLDNLLTKNVKVVGEPPEEPSLLASIFISWFPMLLLIGVWIFFMRQMQGGGGKGAMSFGKSKARMLTEDQIKTTFADVAGCDEAKEEVGELVEYLREPSRFQKLGGKIPKGVLMVGPPGTGKTLLAKAIAGEAKVPFFTISGSDFVEMFVGVGASRVRDMFEQAKKAAPCIIFIDEIDAVGRQRGAGLGGGHDEREQTLNQMLVEMDGFEGNEGIIVIAATNRPDVLDPALLRPGRFDRQVVVGLPDVRGREQILKVHMRRVPLATDIDAAIIARGTPGFSGADLANLVNEAALFAARSNKRVVSMVEFEKAKDKIMMGAERRSMVMTEAQKESTAYHEAGHAIIGRLVPEHDPVHKVTIIPRGRALGVTFFLPEGDAISASRQKLESQISTLYGGRLAEEIIYGVEHVSTGASNDIKVATNLARNMVTQWGFSEKLGPLLYAEEEGEVFLGRSVAKAKHMSDETARIIDQEVKHLIDSNYQRARRILGENMDILHAMKDALMKYETIDAPQIDDLMARREVRPPAGWEDPGSNSSDNNGTPKAPRPVDEPRTPNPGNTMSEQLDK from the coding sequence ATGGCGAAAAACCTGATTCTCTGGCTAGTCATCGCGGTTGTGCTGATGTCAGTATTCCAGAGCTTTGGGCCCAGCGAGTCGAATGGCCGTAGGGTTGATTATTCAACCTTCCTGTCGGAAGTGAACCAGGATCAGGTCCGCGAGGCACGTATTAACGGGCGTGAGATTAACGTTACCAAAAAAGACAGTAATAAATACACGACCTATATTCCTGTCAACGATCCCAAGTTACTCGATAACCTGTTGACCAAAAACGTCAAAGTGGTTGGCGAACCGCCGGAAGAGCCGAGCCTGCTGGCTTCGATCTTCATCTCCTGGTTCCCGATGCTGCTGCTGATTGGCGTGTGGATCTTCTTTATGCGTCAGATGCAAGGTGGCGGCGGGAAGGGCGCGATGTCCTTCGGCAAGAGCAAGGCCCGCATGCTGACCGAAGATCAGATCAAAACCACTTTTGCGGATGTGGCCGGTTGTGATGAGGCCAAAGAGGAAGTGGGTGAGCTGGTCGAATATCTGCGTGAACCGAGTCGCTTCCAGAAACTGGGCGGTAAAATCCCGAAAGGCGTACTGATGGTTGGTCCGCCGGGTACGGGTAAAACGCTGCTGGCAAAAGCGATTGCCGGTGAAGCCAAAGTGCCTTTCTTTACCATTTCCGGTTCTGACTTCGTTGAAATGTTCGTCGGTGTGGGTGCATCTCGTGTGCGCGACATGTTCGAACAGGCGAAAAAAGCCGCACCTTGCATCATCTTTATCGATGAGATCGATGCAGTGGGTCGCCAGCGTGGCGCAGGTTTAGGCGGTGGTCACGATGAACGTGAACAAACGCTGAACCAGATGCTGGTTGAAATGGACGGCTTTGAAGGCAACGAAGGTATTATCGTTATCGCGGCTACTAACCGTCCTGACGTGCTGGACCCGGCGCTGCTGCGTCCTGGCCGTTTCGACCGTCAGGTGGTGGTCGGTCTGCCAGACGTGCGTGGCCGTGAGCAGATTCTGAAAGTGCATATGCGTCGCGTGCCGCTGGCAACCGATATTGATGCTGCCATCATCGCGCGTGGTACGCCGGGCTTCTCCGGTGCTGACCTGGCGAACCTGGTCAACGAAGCTGCATTGTTTGCTGCCCGCTCCAATAAGCGTGTGGTATCGATGGTTGAATTCGAGAAAGCGAAAGACAAAATCATGATGGGTGCGGAACGTCGCTCTATGGTGATGACGGAAGCGCAGAAAGAATCGACTGCCTATCACGAAGCGGGGCACGCGATTATTGGTCGCCTGGTGCCGGAACACGATCCGGTACATAAAGTGACGATTATTCCGCGCGGTCGTGCATTGGGTGTGACCTTCTTCCTGCCGGAAGGCGATGCGATCAGCGCCAGTCGTCAAAAACTGGAAAGCCAGATCTCTACGTTGTACGGTGGCCGTCTGGCTGAAGAGATTATCTACGGTGTGGAACACGTATCGACGGGTGCATCAAACGACATCAAAGTTGCCACTAATCTGGCGCGTAACATGGTGACCCAATGGGGCTTCTCAGAAAAACTCGGTCCACTGCTGTATGCAGAGGAAGAGGGAGAAGTGTTCCTCGGACGTTCTGTGGCGAAAGCCAAGCATATGTCTGATGAAACGGCGCGTATTATCGACCAGGAAGTTAAACACCTGATCGACAGCAACTACCAACGCGCACGCCGTATCCTGGGTGAAAACATGGATATTCTTCACGCGATGAAAGACGCGCTGATGAAGTATGAAACCATTGATGCACCGCAGATTGATGACCTGATGGCACGCCGTGAAGTGCGTCCACCTGCTGGCTGGGAAGATCCAGGCAGCAACTCTTCTGACAACAACGGTACGCCGAAGGCGCCACGTCCGGTTGATGAACCGCGTACGCCGAACCCAGGCAACACCATGTCAGAACAGCTCGACAAATAA
- the folP gene encoding dihydropteroate synthase, which produces MKLYARDTHLDLSFPHVMGILNVTPDSFSDGGKHNSLVDALTHTNEMVNAGATIIDVGGESTRPGADEVSVEEELERVIPVVEAIAQRFEVWISVDTSKAEVIRESARVGAHIINDIRSLSEPGALQAAADTGLPVCLMHMQGEPRTMQQAPQYQNIVSEVDAYFTEQITRCVDAGIKKENLLLDPGFGFGKNLSHNYELLAELSHFHHFGLPLLVGMSRKSMIGQLLNVGPAQRLTGSLTCAVIAAMQGAHIIRVHDVKETVEAMRVVEATRRAKG; this is translated from the coding sequence ATGAAGTTGTACGCCCGTGATACCCATCTCGATCTCTCGTTTCCCCATGTGATGGGCATTTTGAATGTCACGCCGGACTCCTTCTCCGATGGCGGTAAGCACAATTCATTGGTGGATGCGCTGACGCACACCAATGAGATGGTCAATGCCGGGGCAACCATTATTGATGTTGGTGGTGAATCGACCCGTCCGGGAGCCGATGAGGTGAGCGTTGAGGAGGAGCTGGAGCGGGTTATCCCGGTGGTGGAAGCCATCGCCCAGCGTTTTGAGGTATGGATTTCTGTCGATACTTCAAAGGCTGAAGTGATCCGTGAATCTGCGCGAGTGGGTGCTCACATCATTAATGACATTCGCTCATTATCTGAACCCGGTGCGTTGCAGGCTGCGGCTGATACCGGATTGCCGGTGTGCCTGATGCATATGCAAGGTGAGCCGCGCACCATGCAGCAAGCACCCCAGTATCAAAACATCGTCAGTGAAGTGGACGCTTACTTCACAGAACAGATTACGCGTTGTGTCGACGCCGGTATTAAAAAAGAGAATCTGCTACTCGACCCCGGCTTTGGTTTCGGTAAGAATCTCAGCCACAACTATGAGCTACTGGCTGAACTGAGCCATTTTCATCATTTCGGTTTGCCGTTACTGGTGGGGATGTCGCGTAAATCAATGATTGGTCAGTTGCTGAATGTCGGCCCGGCGCAGCGCCTGACCGGCAGCCTGACGTGTGCGGTCATTGCCGCCATGCAAGGCGCGCACATTATTCGCGTGCATGACGTGAAAGAAACTGTTGAAGCGATGCGTGTGGTTGAAGCGACACGCAGAGCAAAAGGATAA
- the glmM gene encoding phosphoglucosamine mutase: MSDRKYFGTDGIRGKVGEAPITPDFVLKLGWAAGKVLARHGSKKVLIGKDTRISGYMLESALEAGLAAAGLSAAFTGPMPTPAIAYLTRTFRAEAGIVISASHNPFDDNGIKFFSAEGTKLPDEVEEAIELEMEKPITCVESAELGRASRIVDAAGRYIEFCKGTFPSELSLNGLKIVVDCANGATYHIAPNVLRELGATVIAIATQPDGMNINKNCGATDLKMLQQRVLEEKADIGLAYDGDGDRIMMVDHLGAKVDGDQILYIIAREGLRQGQLRGGVVGTLMSNMGLELALKQLGIPFVRAKVGDRYVLEKMQEKGWRLGAENSGHVILLDKTTTGDGIVASLQVLTAMVQNHMSLHDLCSGMKMLPQVLVNVRFSGNNDPLQSDAVKAASAEVEKTLAGRGRVLLRKSGTEPLIRVMVEGEDEAQVTALAHKIADAVKAV, translated from the coding sequence ATGAGTGATCGTAAATATTTCGGTACGGATGGGATTCGCGGCAAAGTGGGGGAAGCGCCAATTACCCCGGATTTCGTTCTGAAGCTGGGTTGGGCGGCAGGAAAAGTGCTGGCCCGTCACGGTTCTAAGAAAGTGTTGATTGGGAAAGATACGCGTATTTCGGGCTACATGCTGGAATCGGCTCTGGAAGCCGGGCTGGCAGCGGCGGGCCTGTCTGCGGCGTTTACCGGTCCGATGCCGACGCCGGCGATTGCTTATCTGACACGCACTTTCCGCGCCGAAGCTGGCATTGTGATTTCTGCTTCACATAACCCGTTCGACGATAACGGCATCAAATTTTTCTCTGCTGAAGGCACCAAATTGCCAGATGAAGTGGAAGAAGCGATCGAACTGGAGATGGAAAAACCGATCACTTGTGTTGAGTCTGCTGAGCTGGGACGTGCCAGCCGCATTGTCGATGCTGCCGGGCGCTACATCGAGTTTTGCAAAGGCACCTTCCCCAGTGAACTGAGCCTGAATGGCTTAAAAATCGTGGTGGATTGCGCGAACGGGGCGACCTATCACATTGCGCCAAACGTGCTGCGTGAACTGGGGGCTACGGTGATTGCCATCGCGACTCAACCGGATGGTATGAACATCAATAAAAATTGCGGCGCAACCGATTTGAAAATGTTGCAGCAACGCGTGCTGGAAGAGAAGGCAGATATTGGCCTGGCTTACGATGGCGACGGCGACCGCATCATGATGGTTGACCATTTAGGCGCGAAGGTTGATGGTGACCAGATCCTCTACATCATTGCGCGAGAAGGTTTACGTCAGGGCCAACTGCGCGGTGGCGTAGTAGGGACGCTGATGAGTAACATGGGCCTCGAACTGGCGCTGAAGCAGCTTGGTATCCCGTTTGTGCGTGCCAAAGTTGGCGACCGCTACGTGCTGGAGAAAATGCAGGAGAAGGGCTGGCGTCTGGGGGCGGAAAACTCCGGCCATGTCATCCTGCTGGACAAAACCACCACTGGCGACGGCATCGTTGCAAGTTTGCAAGTACTTACTGCAATGGTGCAAAACCACATGAGCCTGCATGACCTGTGTAGCGGCATGAAGATGTTGCCCCAGGTGTTGGTCAATGTTCGCTTCAGCGGCAACAACGATCCTTTACAAAGTGATGCCGTCAAAGCGGCCAGCGCAGAAGTGGAAAAAACGCTGGCGGGTCGTGGTCGCGTGCTGTTACGTAAATCCGGCACTGAGCCACTGATTCGGGTGATGGTGGAAGGTGAAGATGAAGCGCAGGTGACCGCGCTGGCGCACAAAATTGCCGATGCGGTGAAGGCGGTTTAA
- the secG gene encoding preprotein translocase subunit SecG, producing MYEALLVVFLIVALGLVGLIMLQQGKGADMGASFGAGASATLFGSTGSGNFMTRMTAVLATLFFIISLILGNLNTNKTSKGSEWENLTAPAKSEQTQPAKPATPGNDIPQ from the coding sequence ATGTACGAAGCTCTTTTAGTTGTTTTCCTTATTGTGGCGCTGGGCCTTGTTGGTCTGATCATGCTGCAACAAGGTAAAGGCGCTGATATGGGAGCATCATTTGGTGCAGGCGCTTCTGCGACGCTGTTCGGTTCTACCGGGTCTGGTAACTTTATGACTCGCATGACCGCAGTGCTGGCGACGCTGTTCTTCATCATCAGCCTGATTCTGGGTAACCTGAACACGAATAAAACTTCCAAAGGAAGCGAGTGGGAAAATCTGACTGCGCCGGCTAAATCTGAACAGACTCAGCCAGCCAAACCGGCAACCCCGGGTAACGATATCCCGCAGTAA
- the rimP gene encoding ribosome maturation factor RimP, whose product MSTLEQKLTELISAPVEALGYELVGIEFIRGRTSTLRIYIDSEEGINVDDCADVSHQVSAVMDVEDPITVAYNLEVSSPGLDRPLFTAEHYARFAGEEVSLVLRMAVQNRRKWQGIIKSVEGEMITVTVEGKDEVFALSNIQKANLVPHF is encoded by the coding sequence TTGTCCACATTAGAGCAAAAATTGACAGAGTTGATCTCTGCTCCGGTAGAAGCGCTTGGCTACGAATTGGTCGGTATCGAATTTATTCGTGGTCGCACATCAACCTTGCGCATCTATATTGATAGTGAAGAGGGTATCAATGTTGATGATTGCGCCGATGTCAGCCACCAGGTCAGCGCTGTGATGGATGTGGAAGATCCCATCACCGTGGCTTACAACCTTGAAGTTTCCTCACCGGGTCTTGACCGTCCTCTTTTTACTGCTGAACACTACGCGCGTTTTGCCGGTGAAGAGGTAAGTCTGGTACTGCGTATGGCCGTGCAGAACCGCCGTAAATGGCAGGGCATCATTAAGTCTGTCGAAGGCGAGATGATCACGGTAACCGTTGAGGGTAAGGATGAAGTGTTCGCGCTGAGCAACATTCAGAAAGCGAACCTGGTCCCCCACTTTTAA